In Peptococcaceae bacterium, one DNA window encodes the following:
- a CDS encoding DctP family TRAP transporter solute-binding subunit, which produces MKKIFVLFTLMTLVMTILVGCGSKGSSSADSSGSKYEKLKLKMSTSGTDKGIDAIAGKYMANKVKELSGGNIIIDVYPNAQLTGGNQAKGPELLAQGGSFELGCFSGANLSSLDERFQTHQIPFTFASYAEAIEKMDSTGGKYYAKILDEKGIVYLAGMHNGLRQLTNSKREIKAPEDLKGLKIRIPSGEVGIKVFKTFGADPVAMNWSEVFTALQQGTIDGQENGYQTLYSAHIHEVQKYLTEWNWQYDGWWFVANKKSWESFSQDTRGLLMQCAIEAAKYGRDYLEKQEKEIKQIIAKDYGVKITELSPEKLQVFKDAVQPVRKYFIEKYGEEACKAWGVIK; this is translated from the coding sequence ATGAAAAAGATATTTGTTTTATTTACATTAATGACGTTAGTAATGACCATACTGGTGGGTTGTGGAAGCAAAGGCTCCTCTTCTGCTGACAGCTCTGGCAGCAAATATGAAAAACTGAAATTAAAGATGTCTACGTCTGGAACTGACAAAGGTATTGATGCAATAGCTGGCAAATACATGGCCAATAAGGTTAAAGAATTAAGCGGCGGAAATATCATAATAGATGTTTATCCTAATGCTCAGTTGACCGGTGGGAATCAGGCTAAAGGTCCTGAACTTCTGGCTCAAGGGGGAAGTTTTGAGCTGGGATGTTTCTCTGGTGCAAATCTTAGCAGCCTTGATGAGAGATTCCAAACCCATCAAATACCTTTTACCTTTGCAAGCTACGCTGAAGCTATAGAGAAGATGGATAGTACCGGCGGTAAGTACTATGCTAAAATTCTTGATGAAAAAGGAATTGTATATCTGGCTGGTATGCACAACGGTTTAAGGCAACTCACCAATAGTAAGCGAGAAATCAAGGCACCGGAAGATCTTAAAGGTTTAAAAATTAGAATTCCAAGCGGTGAAGTAGGAATTAAGGTATTCAAGACTTTTGGTGCCGATCCCGTTGCAATGAACTGGAGCGAAGTGTTTACGGCTTTACAGCAGGGGACGATTGATGGTCAGGAGAATGGTTACCAGACATTATACTCAGCCCATATTCATGAGGTTCAGAAATATTTGACAGAGTGGAACTGGCAATATGATGGTTGGTGGTTTGTAGCAAATAAAAAGAGTTGGGAATCTTTTAGTCAAGATACCAGGGGACTTCTAATGCAGTGCGCTATTGAGGCAGCGAAATATGGAAGAGATTACCTGGAAAAACAGGAAAAAGAAATTAAACAAATTATAGCAAAAGACTATGGCGTAAAAATTACTGAATTAAGCCCCGAAAAATTGCAAGTCTTTAAAGATGCTGTACAGCCTGTTCGCAAATACTTCATTGAAAAATATGGTGAAGAAGCTTGCAAGGCATGGGGTGTCATAAAATAA